The genomic stretch GGGAAACGGCACGCCATCCCGATGATCGCGACCGGCTCGGCTCGCCGCCCGTTTCGATCTGCCATGGTTGTGGTCCCCTTGCCGGTCGGCTTCCCCGCACCGGACATTTGTTCGCCGCAGCGTCACCCGAAAGCAGCGTCACCCGAAAGCAGCGTCACCCGGAATATGACGTGAAATACCACGCGGTTGTAGTCCGGCCAAACCGGTCCGGCTCCGTCCCGGCCGCTTCCGGCCCGGCACGAGGAAACAGGAGGAGAACCATGTCGCACGCCCGTTCGAGGCTGACCGTCCTGATCGCCCTGCTGGCGATCCCCCTCGCGGTCCCGGCCGGAGCCACGGCGCAGAACCAGGAGATGACGCCGGAGGAGCGCGCCCGTCTCATGGCGGAATACGAGGCCCGGATCGACGCCGAACTCGTCTCGGAACGCCCGATCGAGATGTTCGACTCGATCTGGATCGAGGAACTCACGTGGATGGAAGTCCGCGATATGATGGCCGATGGCTACAACATCGCGATCATCTCCACGGGCGGGATCGAGCAGAACGGGCCGTACGTCGCGACGGGCAAGCACAACTACGTGTTGCAGGGGACGTGCGAGACCATCGCCCGGGAGCTGGGCAAGGCGCTCTGCGCGCCGATCGTGAAGCTCGTTCCCGAAGGGGACATCGACGAACCCTCCGGCCACATGCGCTACCCCGGCACGATCTCGCTCCGCCAGGAGACCTTCGAG from Candidatus Palauibacter australiensis encodes the following:
- a CDS encoding creatininase family protein: MSHARSRLTVLIALLAIPLAVPAGATAQNQEMTPEERARLMAEYEARIDAELVSERPIEMFDSIWIEELTWMEVRDMMADGYNIAIISTGGIEQNGPYVATGKHNYVLQGTCETIARELGKALCAPIVKLVPEGDIDEPSGHMRYPGTISLRQETFEAVLDDVASSLRAHGFEHIVFIGDSGGNVQGMANVAARLNERWDDAHAHHIPEYYRYGGGDFLESELGIVETENDGIHDSFGITSLMMTVDPTVVRYDQRVKAGLAKINGVPIAPREKTIEVGLRLQAYRTALTVEKIREAIAGAGM